Proteins encoded by one window of Torulaspora delbrueckii CBS 1146 chromosome 2, complete genome:
- the TDEL0B06920 gene encoding uncharacterized protein (similar to Saccharomyces cerevisiae YKL063C; ancestral locus Anc_2.599) produces MQGGIRRKKDLLPRYNGGRRPSMLTTPMKKILVYAVVLLTLFIMFKFAYSDVNREISYELDHGKPVIESAAAVVDKLDVHTLT; encoded by the coding sequence ATGCAAGGTGGGATCAGACGTAAGAAGGACCTGCTACCCCGCTACAATGGTGGTCGCCGTCCAAGTATGTTGACCACaccgatgaagaaaattctCGTCTATGCGGTGGTACTTTTAACTTTGTTTATAATGTTCAAATTTGCATACTCGGACGTTAATCGTGAAATCTCCTACGAGCTGGATCACGGTAAACCAGTCATTGAATCTGCCGCGGCTGTGGTGGATAAGTTAGATGTACATACTCTTACAtag
- the TDEL0B06910 gene encoding C2H2-type zinc finger protein (similar to Saccharomyces cerevisiae MSN4 (YKL062W) and MSN2 (YMR037C); ancestral locus Anc_2.598): MSAYTDDTLLAVEHSLALDIGTVGTTTSNSTTHTTTAATNTPATNVHSLASPEQFSFEKYPSQQQAAPAVDQSGQQQGHSHTLSTPTAMSDFIAMLDASYRYEKPLEDNSQFDDLFPLEDAAELQLNSIGPMHSEVVEQPIPPISDNRGSISHAVDFWNLPDRRNTIAADSELTQVLNDYNMNFHSAAPQGGVKKQQRGSMSMHDGNNDLFSKLYKNSGNLKVVPWENATFSDEDEEFSLPTLEPILSPKSPKSVSASARKQFIKPSMMLSENASTAAKMATTGADKFDLVSSLDTRCYDISAAPPPVRIRRSPPPSYQTIKPPPSAAASMAAPSVARRRRSTPNIMTIRNGSSGSLIHNKSKSRSITPMSGPDEEVKPFKCKECAKAFRRSEHLKRHIRSVHSTERPFACMFCEKKFSRSDNLSQHLKTHKKHGDF; the protein is encoded by the coding sequence ATGTCAGCGTATACTGACGATACACTATTGGCAGTTGAGCACTCACTTGCTCTAGATATAGGTACCGTTGGTACCACTACTTCCAACTCCACTACACACACGACTACGGCAGCCACCAATACACCAGCTACTAACGTACACAGTTTGGCTTCACCTGAACAATtttcctttgaaaagtatcCTAGCCAACAGCAGGCTGCGCCTGCTGTTGACCAGTCTGGTCAGCAGCAGGGCCATTCGCACACACTTTCCACTCCGACCGCAATGAGTGATTTTATCGCTATGCTCGATGCTAGTTATCGTTATGAGAAACCACTCGAGGATAATTCACAGTTTGACGATTTGTTCCCTCTGGAAGATGCAGCAGAGCTGCAATTGAATAGCATTGGGCCTATGCATTCGGAAGTGGTAGAACAACCAATTCCGCCGATTTCCGATAATCGTGGGTCTATCTCTCATGCTGTGGATTTTTGGAACTTGCCTGATAGGCGTAATACTATAGCTGCAGATTCGGAACTTACACAAGTGTTGAACGATTATAATATGAATTTCCACTCGGCTGCACCACAGGGGGGTGTGAAGAAACAGCAGCGTGGTTCTATGTCTATGCATGATGGGAATAACGATCTTTTTTCCAAATTGTACAAGAATTCGGgcaatttgaaagttgtACCTTGGGAAAATGCAACTTTctcagatgaagatgaggagTTTTCCCTTCCTACGTTGGAGCCTATACTCTCACCAAAATCACCGAAATCTGTGTCTGCTTCCGCTCGTAAGCAATTCATCAAACCTTCAATGATGCTTTCGGAAAACGCGTCTACTGCGGCAAAAATGGCCACCACAGGTGCAGATAAGTTCGATCTTGTTTCGAGTCTAGATACCCGTTGTTACGATATTTCAGCAGCTCCACCGCCGGTCAGGATAAGAAGATCGCCACCGCCAAGTTACCAAACGATTAAACCTCCGCCCTCTGCAGCGGCCTCGATGGCTGCACCATCGGTGGCTCGAAGACGGCGGTCCACTCCTAATATTATGACCATCCGTAATGGATCAAGTGGGTCCTTAATTCACAACAAGAGCAAGAGCAGGTCAATTACCCCGATGAGTGGACCCGATGAAGAGGTCAAACCTTTCAAATGTAAAGAATGTGCTAAAGCGTTTCGCCGTAGTGAGCATTTGAAACGTCACATACGATCCGTTCACTCTACTGAACGTCCTTTTGCATGCATGTTTTGCGAAAAGAAGTTCAGTAGAAGTGATAACTTATCACAACATTTGAAGACCCATAAGAAACATGGAGACTTTTAA
- the ELM1 gene encoding serine/threonine protein kinase ELM1 (similar to Saccharomyces cerevisiae ELM1 (YKL048C); ancestral locus Anc_2.597), whose amino-acid sequence MNESAFPTLIPTTTSNPVVQVRLSSESQFKNTYYSLVEAHTQSINNAIKPLVKPITTSSRRTINEYQLGSSIGHGQFGKVYKAYSNVTGAMVAIKMISKKPLNNQYSMNQTMRQIQAWRSRGLVTVISGDKAVMLMNVQKCRWEIYIMSKLCNQYVISCKESLDSSQSKSMWVVSEWCNLGELQWQRQSKEDIPSQWQKLKPQYDVASFTEKALIDLTHGLRYLKSQGCIHRDIKPSNILVDGVQGVLKISDFGCSILTPESLPFKEDSMEQCYQAELNKIVGTPAFIAPELCHFEESNSNNTIDGFQLDIWSLGVTLFCLWHNDLPFYGENEFDTYQRAMNISLEPKINGQPINDLIILKLLEKDPSKRMDITTLADTVLPRGSTVKDKPIQTFFNKLWKFKSKKKPPESDTLVLNVRQDLTDSSSSFSEDDEPVQVTEFMDTKPRNNTSKPAEIESNDRLSILSISPIKLATPIKALIRIRSSPATDKSDKSNPSLNSSSPSKLKKKNNSKRLAHSHDIVNFKQFIQPRNTSNDKAPSTPEDIEEYLRFADTK is encoded by the coding sequence ATGAACGAGTCGGCGTTTCCGACCCTAATTCCTACTACGACTTCCAATCCTGTCGTTCAAGTACGACTGTCTTCGGAATCGCAGTTCAAGAACACTTATTATAGCTTGGTAGAAGCTCACACGCAATCAATCAATAATGCCATCAAACCACTCGTTAAGCCAATCACCACGAGCAGTCGCCGTACCATCAATGAATATCAGTTGGGTTCATCGATAGGTCATGGGCAATTCGGTAAAGTTTACAAGGCTTATTCTAATGTTACGGGCGCTATGGTGGCTATCAAaatgatttcgaagaaacCACTCAATAATCAGTATTCTATGAACCAGACAATGCGTCAGATTCAGGCCTGGAGATCAAGAGGTTTAGTCACAGTTATCTCAGGTGACAAAGCAGTCATGTTGATGAATGTACAAAAATGCAGGTGGGAGATATACATCATGAGTAAACTATGCAATCAGTACGTGatctcttgcaaagaaagttTAGATTCATCACAGAGTAAATCGATGTGGGTCGTCAGCGAATGGTGTAATCTGGGTGAATTACAATGGCAGCGTCAAAGCAAAGAAGACATACCGTCACAGTGGCAGAAATTAAAACCGCAATATGATGTAGCATCTTTCACAGAGAAGGCTTTGATAGATTTGACTCATGGGCTGAGGTATCTTAAATCTCAGGGATGTATTCATCGTGATATTAAACCATCTAATATCCTAGTTGATGGCGTGCAAGGCGTGCTCAAGATTTCAGATTTCGGTTGCAGTATACTGACTCCAGAATCACtacctttcaaagaagattccATGGAGCAATGCTATCAAGCAgagttgaacaagattGTTGGTACCCCAGCATTCATAGCGCCTGAACTTTGTCATTTCGaagaatcaaattcaaacaaTACGATCGACGGTTTCCAATTGGATATTTGGTCCCTCGGCGTTACACTATTTTGTCTTTGGCATAACGATCTACCATTTTATGGAGAAAATGAATTCGATACCTATCAAAGAGCCATGAATATCTCGTTGGAGCCAAAAATCAATGGTCAGCCGATAAATgatctcatcatcttgaagTTGTTAGAGAAAGACCCTTCAAAGAGGATGGATATCACAACGTTAGCCGATACAGTACTGCCGAGAGGCTCTACGGTAAAAGATAAACCTATACAaacattcttcaataaactgtggaaattcaaatcgaagaagaaaccaccGGAGTCAGATACCCTGGTACTCAATGTTCGACAGGATTTGAcagattcttcttcatcgttttCGGAAGACGATGAACCAGTGCAAGTAACAGAGTTCATGGATACAAAACCTCGCAACAATACAAGTAAACCGGCGGAAATTGAGTCTAATGATCGCCTATCAATACTTTCAATCTCTCCGATTAAGCTGGCTACACCGATTAAGGCACTAATACGCATAAGAAGTTCACCAGCCACAGATAAGAGTGACAAATCGAatccatctttgaattcgAGTTCTCCATCAaagctcaagaagaaaaacaaTTCGAAGCGATTGGCGCATTCTCACGATATAGTAAACTTCAAACAGTTCATTCAACCAAGAAACACAAGCAATGATAAAGCACCGTCAACTCCAGAAGATATAGAAGAGTATTTGAGGTTTGCTGACACCAAATGA